A segment of the Blastocatellia bacterium genome:
GCTAAGGGGCGTTGCACTTCCGCGCCCGTTCCTGTGGAGAGAGCCATCGGGACGAATCCGAGACTGGCTACGAGCGCTGTCATCAGGACCGGACGCAACCGGGTGAGCGCACCTTGCACGATGGCGTCTTCAAGCGTCAATCCCTGCTCACGGAGTTGGTTGATGAACGTAAGCATGACAATGCCATTCAGCACCGC
Coding sequences within it:
- a CDS encoding efflux RND transporter permease subunit, translated to FTGIPFAVTGGILSLLLRGMPFSMSAGVGFIAVSGVAVLNGIVMLTFINQLREQGLTLEDAIVQGALTRLRPVLMTALVASLGFVPMALSTGTGAEVQRPLATVVIGGLLTSTVLTLLVLPAIYRWFVKD